From the Astyanax mexicanus isolate ESR-SI-001 chromosome 9, AstMex3_surface, whole genome shotgun sequence genome, one window contains:
- the il34 gene encoding interleukin-34 translates to MVQCKAWILRGLLALLWVLPAWTNTMSERCTALHTVKDQLNLTLRRRYLKQNFPINYTIQVPYEEVFRLHNISKLNKTEENVQVEHLQHLWLIVAKAGIKRILRVLPERHPTRKRYLTQLENLFRLYEQRFGTGISEEDDYPDIINDILERIGNQNFERWRSVTPKSLIDNCYRTMHCLFKECFSTEGDNYDYCDLYHWRKRKGTTPQPT, encoded by the exons ATGGTCCAGTGTAAGGCCTGGATCCTGAGGGGGCTTCTGG CTCTGCTGTGGGTATTACCAGCGTGGACGAATACAATGTCAGAGAGATGCACAGCTCTACACACCGTTAAAGATCAGCTCAACCTCACCCTAAGAAGACGATACTTG aagCAGAACTTCCCCATTAACTACACCATTCAAGTGCCTTATGAGGAGGTCTTCAGGCTGCACAACATCAGCAAGCTG AATAAAACTGAAGAAAATGTGCAAGTGGAGCATCTGCAGCACCTGTGGCTCATAGTGGCAAAGGCAGGCATAAAGAGGATTTTGAGGGTTCTACCCGAGAGACATCCAACACGAAAGAGATACCTCACTCAACTGGAGAACCTTTTCAGACTCTATGAGCAACGTTTTGGCACAGGGATCTCTGAAGAAGAT GATTACCCAGATATCATAAACGACATCTTGGAACGCATTGGCAACCAGAACTTTGAGCGATGGAGATCCGTCACCCCTAAATCTTTAATAGACAACTGCTATCGAACCATGCACTGCCTATTCAAAGAGTGCTTCTCAACTGAGGGGGACAACTACGACT ACTGTGATCTCTACCACTGGAGAAAAAGGAAGGGAACAACGCCTCAGCCGACTTGA